In one window of Tripterygium wilfordii isolate XIE 37 chromosome 1, ASM1340144v1, whole genome shotgun sequence DNA:
- the LOC119981501 gene encoding homeobox-leucine zipper protein HOX11-like gives MELGLSLGDATNPFGAAANATATANNHHNNNISNKGLRLCMALSISPSNHVEEQDHPVQQLQLLPNTPVPRYGSGVGTEVGSSSSRGFDVNRFPSVSAAAAEDGAARVSSSPPNSGEDENGNTRKKLRLSKDQSAFLEESFKEHNTLNPKQKLALAKQLNLRPRQVEVWFQNRRARTKFKQTEVDYECLKRCCETLSEENRRLHKELQELRALNSTNPFYMQLPATTLTMCPSCEKVATTTAATRPTTSTTTTTTTTTTRPSLFPFSHKPNSTNNPS, from the exons ATGGAGCTTGGTCTAAGCTTAGGAGACGCCACAAACCCATTTGGAGCCGCCGCCAACGCCACCGCCACCGCCAACAACCACCACAACAACAACATCAGCAACAAAGGCTTAAGGTTATGCATGGCCTTGTCCATCTCTCCATCAAATCATGTAGAAGAACAAGATCATCCTGTTCAACAGCTTCAACTCTTACCAAACACTCCTGTTCCTCGTTATG GAAGTGGTGTTGGTACTGAAGtgggttcttcttcttctagaggGTTTGATGTGAACAGGTTCCCATCTGTGTCGGCCGCGGCGGCGGAGGATGGGGCGGCTAGAGTGTCCTCATCTCCACCCAACAGTGGTGAAGATGAGAACGGCAACACCAGAAAGAAACTCAGACTCTCCAAAGACCAATCTGCTTTTCTTGAAGAAAGTTTCAAAGAACACAATACTCTCAATCCT AAGCAAAAATTGGCACTTGCAAAGCAACTTAATCTAAGACCAAGACAAGTGGAAGTTTGGTTCCAGAACAGAAGAGCAAG GACTAAATTTAAGCAAACGGAGGTGGATTATGAGTGCTTGAAGAGGTGTTGTGAAACGTTGAGTGAAGAGAACAGAAGGCTACACAAGGAGCTTCAAGAATTAAGAGCCTTGAACTCTACAAACCCTTTTTATATGCAACTTCCTGCTACTACTCTCACCATGTGCCCTTCTTGTGAAAAAGTAgccaccaccaccgccgccaccagacccaccacctccaccacaaccaccaccaccaccaccaccaccagaccCAGTTTGTTCCCATTCTCTCACAAACCAAATAGTACCAATAATCCTTCATAG